One Halomonas sp. THAF5a genomic region harbors:
- a CDS encoding GAF domain-containing protein: protein MQPPVPENDSARLAALAALGVLDSAPDAGFDQLVELAQELFEVPIALVSLVAEDRQWFKACVGLEVCETSREVSFCGHAVAAAKPLVVPDALEDARFRDNPLVTGEPGIRFYAGHPLLPDGEHAVGTLCLIDTRPRTFSERERRLLGRLARQAEALLRKHRLRRVQEDQQRELVSLNRRLSEASDRLAKERQLLRAVLDGSRDPIYARSRRGRYLAANTACLSLLEGTSGAPVDDEAPRLPREVQSLLDAAEAEVIASGSPRRVSLPPLMGRHHDLQLGPLRDDDGAIRGVVGVARDTTEAVRQASLIRVLHRGITDYQALMSGHRLWDFLMEALRELTDSDYALIGEVIEDAGVPALKIHAITDLSWNEESRLLMERLRSGDMTLSNPSSLLGRVFAHGEVVMTDDLDGHPHRSGFPPGHPPLHNYLGVPIFDGRRLIGMFAIANGRRPYDQALLEWLEPFTATCALLINLYRQMAEREGYIEALSEARDSADRANRAKSEFLSSMSHELRTPLNAILGFAQLLAGGKRHPLEERQRRQVAQITRSGQHLLELINEILDLARIEAGQLSLSMEAISLGDVVEDAAGALEATALAHEVTIEPRIAGPLPAVHADYTRLKQVLLNLLSNAIKYNRPGGWVRLEAAHEGESVRFTVRDNGQGIRHDDLARLFQPFQRLGAEHQGIEGTGIGLAITRQLLDAMGATLDVESEPGLGSAFHCRLALAKGDRPEASRGGEPTNAAAPQEVSAHVVYIEDNPANQRLMVDVFAQWPSCELSIYPSAELALPPIEARPPDLVLMDLNLTGMSGQAALARLRRLPRPLPVIALSANAMPSDIKRGLAEGFDDYLTKPLDLTSFWATLARHLSSLEGSSDAF, encoded by the coding sequence ATGCAGCCCCCCGTGCCCGAAAATGACTCCGCCCGCCTGGCCGCCCTGGCGGCACTGGGGGTGCTCGATTCCGCACCCGATGCCGGCTTCGACCAGCTGGTCGAGCTGGCGCAGGAGCTCTTCGAGGTGCCCATCGCGCTGGTCTCGCTGGTCGCCGAGGATCGGCAGTGGTTCAAGGCCTGTGTCGGGCTGGAAGTGTGCGAGACCTCCCGGGAGGTCTCCTTCTGCGGCCATGCGGTCGCCGCGGCCAAGCCGCTGGTGGTGCCGGATGCCCTGGAGGATGCCCGCTTTCGTGACAATCCCCTGGTGACCGGTGAGCCCGGCATCCGTTTCTACGCTGGGCATCCGCTGTTGCCGGACGGGGAGCACGCCGTGGGCACGCTCTGCCTGATCGATACCCGGCCGCGGACCTTTTCCGAGCGCGAGCGACGCCTGCTGGGGCGCCTGGCCCGGCAGGCGGAGGCGTTGCTGCGCAAGCACCGGTTGCGACGGGTGCAGGAGGACCAGCAGCGCGAGCTGGTGAGCCTCAACCGGCGTCTCTCCGAGGCCAGCGACCGCCTGGCCAAGGAGCGCCAGCTGCTGCGCGCCGTGCTGGACGGCAGTCGCGACCCTATCTACGCCCGAAGCCGCCGCGGGCGCTACCTGGCGGCCAACACCGCCTGCCTGTCGCTGCTCGAGGGCACTTCCGGCGCGCCGGTCGACGACGAGGCGCCGCGGTTGCCCCGCGAGGTGCAGTCGCTTCTCGATGCGGCGGAGGCCGAGGTGATCGCCAGCGGCTCGCCCCGGCGGGTCTCGCTGCCGCCCCTGATGGGGCGCCATCACGATCTGCAGCTCGGGCCGCTGAGGGACGACGACGGCGCCATTCGCGGCGTGGTGGGCGTGGCCCGGGACACCACCGAGGCGGTGCGCCAGGCGAGCCTGATTCGCGTGTTGCATCGCGGGATCACCGACTACCAGGCGCTGATGTCGGGCCACCGGCTCTGGGACTTCCTGATGGAGGCGCTGCGCGAGCTGACCGACAGCGACTACGCGCTGATCGGCGAGGTGATCGAGGACGCGGGCGTGCCGGCGCTGAAGATCCACGCCATCACCGACCTCTCCTGGAACGAGGAGTCACGGCTCTTGATGGAGCGGCTGCGCAGCGGCGACATGACCCTCTCCAATCCCTCTTCGCTGCTCGGCCGGGTGTTCGCCCACGGCGAGGTGGTGATGACCGACGATCTGGATGGCCATCCGCACCGCAGCGGTTTTCCGCCCGGGCACCCGCCGCTGCACAACTACCTGGGGGTGCCGATCTTCGATGGCCGGCGGCTGATCGGAATGTTCGCCATCGCCAACGGACGTCGCCCCTACGACCAGGCCCTGCTGGAGTGGCTGGAGCCCTTCACGGCGACCTGCGCCCTGCTGATCAACCTCTATCGCCAGATGGCCGAACGCGAAGGCTATATCGAGGCCCTCTCCGAGGCGCGGGACAGCGCCGACCGGGCCAATCGCGCCAAGAGCGAGTTTCTCTCGTCGATGAGCCACGAGCTGCGCACGCCCCTGAACGCGATCCTCGGCTTCGCCCAGCTGCTGGCCGGCGGCAAGCGCCACCCGCTGGAGGAGCGCCAGCGGCGCCAGGTCGCCCAGATCACGCGCAGTGGCCAGCACCTGCTGGAGCTGATCAACGAGATCCTGGACCTGGCCCGGATCGAGGCCGGACAGCTGAGCCTCTCCATGGAGGCGATCTCGCTCGGCGACGTGGTCGAGGATGCGGCCGGCGCCCTGGAGGCGACGGCCCTGGCCCACGAGGTGACGATCGAGCCGCGGATCGCGGGGCCGCTGCCGGCGGTCCACGCGGACTATACGCGGCTCAAGCAGGTGCTCCTCAACCTGCTCAGCAATGCCATCAAGTACAACCGCCCCGGCGGCTGGGTGCGCCTGGAAGCCGCTCACGAGGGTGAGAGCGTGCGCTTCACCGTGCGCGACAACGGCCAGGGGATCCGCCACGACGACCTGGCGCGACTCTTCCAGCCCTTCCAGCGCCTGGGGGCGGAACACCAGGGCATCGAGGGCACCGGCATCGGCCTGGCCATCACCCGCCAGCTGCTCGACGCGATGGGCGCCACGTTAGACGTCGAGAGCGAGCCGGGGCTGGGCAGCGCCTTCCACTGCCGCCTGGCGCTGGCCAAGGGCGACCGGCCGGAGGCTTCCCGCGGCGGCGAGCCGACGAATGCCGCCGCGCCGCAGGAGGTGTCGGCTCACGTCGTCTATATCGAGGACAATCCCGCCAACCAGCGCCTGATGGTGGATGTCTTCGCGCAGTGGCCCTCCTGTGAGCTCAGCATCTACCCCAGCGCCGAGCTCGCCCTGCCGCCGATCGAGGCGCGACCGCCGGACCTGGTGCTGATGGATCTGAACCTGACCGGCATGAGCGGCCAGGCGGCCCTGGCGCGGCTAAGACGGCTGCCCCGGCCGCTGCCCGTGATCGCGCTCTCCGCCAACGCCATGCCGAGCGACATCAAGCGCGGCCTGGCGGAGGGATTCGATGATTACCTGACCAAGCCTCTCGACCTGACGTCGTTCTGGGCGACCCTCGCCCGTCACCTCTCTTCACTGGAAGGAAGCTCGGATGCCTTCTGA